In Pongo abelii isolate AG06213 chromosome 5, NHGRI_mPonAbe1-v2.0_pri, whole genome shotgun sequence, a single genomic region encodes these proteins:
- the EHMT2 gene encoding histone-lysine N-methyltransferase EHMT2 isoform X4, whose protein sequence is MLRGCNGAGGPGRDLQQSRGPAPGADEGTRGWEVGGVGTEARVQPPAAPEWAAGAGAPGARVRGTRGRPPGWGAAGAGGVGARGPRGLGDKGGAARAAGRRGRGRGAEAPPPPPPLLSAPEMRGLPRGRGLMRARGRGRAAPPGSRGRGRGGPHRGRGRPRSLLSLPRAQASWTPQLSTGLTSPPVPCLPSQGEAPAEMGALLLEKETRGATERVHGSLGDTPRSEETLPKATPDSLEPAGPSSPASVTVTVGDEGADTPVGATPLIGDESENLEGDGDLHGGRILLGHATKSFPSSPSKGGSCPSRAKMSMTGAGKSPPSVQSLAMRLLSMPGAQGAAAAGPEPPPATASPEGQPKVHRARKTMSKPGNGQPPVPEKRPPEVQHFRMSDDVHSLGKVTSDMAKRRKLNSGGGLSEELGSARRSGEVTLTKGDPGSLEEWETVVGDDFSLYYDSYSVDERVDSDSKSEVEALTEQLSEEEEEEEEEEEEEEEEEEEEEEEEDEESGNQSDRSGSSGRRKAKKKWRKDSPWVKPSRKRRKREPPRAKEPRGVSNDTSSLETERGFEELPLCSCRMEAPKIDRISERAGHKCMATESVDGELSGCNAAILKRETMRPSSRVALMVLCETHRARMVKHHCCPGCGYFCTAGTFLECHPDFRVAHRFHKACVSQLNGMVFCPHCGEDASEAQEVTIPRGDGVTPPAGTAAPAPPPLSQDAPGRADTSQPSARMRGHGEPRRPPCDPLADTIDSSGPSLTLPNGGCLSAVGLPLGPGREALEKALVIQESERRKKLRFHPRQLYLSVKQGELQKVILMLLDNLDPNFQSDQQSKRTPLHAAAQKGSVEICHVLLQAGANINAVDKQQRTPLMEAVVNNHLEVARYMVQRGGCVYSKEEDGSTCLHHAAKIGNLEMVSLLLSTGQVDVNAQDSGGWTPIIWAAEHKHIEVIRMLLTRGADVTLTDNEENICLHWASFTGSAAIAEVLLNARCDLHAVNYHGDTPLHIAARESYHDCVLLFLSRGANPELRNKEGDTAWDLTPERSDVWFALQLNRKLRLGVGNRAIRTEKIICRDVARGYENVPIPCVNGVDGEPCPEDYKYISENCETSTMNIDRNITHLQHCTCVDDCSSSNCLCGQLSIRCWYDKDGRLLQEFNKIEPPLIFECNQACSCWRNCKNRVVQSGIKVRLQLYRTAKMGWGVRALQTIPQGTFICEYVGELISDAEADVREDDSYLFDLDNKDGEVYCIDARYYGNISRFINHLCDPNIIPVRVFMLHQDLRFPRIAFFSSRDIRTGEELGFDYGDRFWDIKSKYFTCQCGSEKCKHSAEAIALEQSRLARLDPHPELLPELGSLPPVNT, encoded by the exons ATGCTCCGGGGGTGCAACGGGGCCGGGGGGCCCGGGCGGGACTTGCAGCAATCCAGGGGGCCAGCACCGGGGGCGGATGAGGGGAccagggggtgggaggtggggggagtgggCACGGAGGCGCGCGTGCAGCCGCCGGCTGCCCCTGAGTGGGCGGCGGGCGCCGGGGCCCCAGGAGCACGCGTGAGGGGCACGAGGGGCCGTCCACCGGGCTGGGGGGCAGCGGGTGCTGGAGGGGTTGGTGCCCGGGGTCCCCGCGGCCTGGGGGACAAAGGGGGAGCGGCGCGTGCAGCCgggaggagggggcggggccggggcgcggaggccccgccccctccccctcctcttctctcgGCCCCAGAGATGCGGGGTCTACCGAGAGGGAGGGGATTGATGCGGGCCCGGGGGAGGGGTCGTGCGGCCCCTCCGGGCAGCCGAGGCCGCGGAAGGGGGGGGCCCCATAGAGGAAGAGGTAGGCCCCGGAGCCTACTCTCTCTTCCCAGGGCCCAGGCATCCTGGACCCCCCAACTCTCTACTGGGCTGACCAGCCCTCCTGTCCCTTGTCTCCCCTCCCAGGGGGAGGCCCCCGCTGAGATGGGGGCGCTGCTGCTGGAGAAGGAAACCAGAGGAGCCACCGAGAGAG TTCATGGCTCTTTGGGGGACACCCCTCGTAGTGAAGAGACCCTGCCCAAGGCCACCCCCGACTCCCTGGAGCCCGCTGGCCCCTCATCTCCAGCCTCTGTCACTGTCACTGTTGGCGATGAGGGGGCTGACACCCCTGTAGGGGCTACACCACTCATTGGGGATGAATCCGAGAATCTTGAGGGAGATGGGGACCTCCATGGGGGCCGGATCCTGCTGG GCCATGCCACAAAGTCattcccctcttcccccagcaAGGGGGGTTCCTGTCCTAGCCGGGCCAAGATGTCAATGACAGGGGCGGGAAAATCACCTCCATCTGTCCAGAGTTTGGCTATGAGGCTACTGAGTATGCCGGGAGCCCAGGGAGCTGCAGCAGCAGGGCCTGAACCCCCTCCAGCCACCGCTAGCCCAGAGGGACAGCCCAAGGTCCACCGAGCCCGCAAAACCATGTCCAAACCAGGGAATGGACAG CCCCCGGTCCCTGAGAAGCGGCCCCCTGAAGTACAGCATTTCCGCATGAGTGATGATGTCCACTCACTGGGAAAGGTGACCTCAG aTATGGCCAAAAGGAGGAagctgaactcaggaggtggccTG TCGGAGGAGTTAGGTTCTGCCCGGCGTTCAGGAGAAGTGACCCTGACGAAAGGGGACCCCGGGTCCCTGGAAGAGTGGGAGACGGTGGTGGGTGATGACTTCAGTCTCTACTATGATTCCTACTCTGTGGATGAGCGCGTGGACTCCGACAGCAAG TCTGAAGTTGAAGCTCTAACTGAACAACTaagtgaagaggaggaggaagaagaggaggaagaagaagaggaggaagaggaggaggaagaggaagaagaagaggaagatgaggagTCAGGGAATCAGTCAGATAGG AGTGGTTCCAGTGGCCGGCGCAAGGCCAAGAAGAAATGGCGAAAAGACAGCCCATGGGTGAAGCCATCTCGGAAACGGCGCAAGCGGGAGCCTCCGCGGGCCAAGGAGCCACGAG GGGTGTCCAATGACACATCTTCGCTGGAGACAGAGCGAGGGTTTGAGGAGTTGCCCCTGTGCAGCTGCCGCATGGAGGCACCCAAGATTGACCGCATCAGCGAGAGGGCAGGGCACAAGTGCATGGCCACCGAGAGTGTGGATGGAGAG CTGTCAGGCTGCAATGCCGCCATCCTCAAGCGAGAGACCATGAGGCCTTCTAGCCGCGTGGCCCTGATGGTGCTCTGTGAGACCCACCGCGCCCGCATGGTCAAACACCACTGCTGCCCGGGCTGCGGCTACTTCTGCACGGCG GGCACCTTCCTGGAGTGCCACCCTGACTTCCGTGTGGCCCACCGCTTCCACAAGGCCTGTGTGTCTCAGCTGAATGGGATGGTCTTCTGTCCCCACTGTGGGGAGGATGCTTCTGAAGCTCAAGAGGTGACCATCCCCCGGGGTGACGGGGTGACCCCACCGGCTGGCACTGCAGCTCCTGCACCCCCACCCCTGTCCCAGGATGCCCCTGGGAGAGCAGACACTTCTCAGCCCAG CGCCCGGATGCGAGGGCATGGGGAACCCCGGCGCCCGCCCTGCGATCCCCTGGCTGACACCATCGACAGCTCAGGGCCCTCCCTGACCCTGCCCAATGGGGGCTGCCTTTCAGCCGTGGGGCTGCCACTGGGGCCAGGCCGGGAGGCCCTGGAAAAGGCCCTGGTCATCCAGGAGTCAGAGAG GCGGAAGAAGCTCCGTTTCCACCCTCGGCAGTTGTACCTGTCCGTGAAGCAGGGCGAGCTGCAGAAGGTGATCCTGATGCTGT TGGACAACCTGGACCCCAACTTCCAGAGCGACCAGCAGAGCAAGCGCACGCCCCTGCATGCAGCTGCCCAGAAGGGCTCCGTGGAGATCTGCCATGTGCTGCTGCAG GCTGGAGCCAACATAAATGCAGTGGACAAACAGCAGCGGACGCCACTGATGGAGGCCGTGGTGAACAACCACCTGGAGGTGGCCCGTTACATGGTGCAGCGTGGTGGCTGTGTCTATAGCAAG GAGGAGGACggctccacctgcctccaccaCGCAGCCAAAATCGGGAACTTGGAGATGGTCAGCCTGCTGCTGAGCACAGGACAGGTGGACGTCAATGCCCAG GACAGCGGGGGGTGGACGCCCATCATCTGGGCTGCAGAGCACAAGCACATCGAAGTGATCCGCATGCTACTGACGCGGGGCGCCGACGTCACCCTCACTGACAAC GAGGAGAACATCTGCCTGCACTGGGCCTCCTTCACGGGCAGCGCCGCCATCGCCGAAGTTCTTCTGAATGCGCGCTGCGATCTCCATGCTGTCAACTACCACGGGGACACCCCCCTGCACATCGCAGCTCGGGAGAGCTACCATGACTGCGTGCT GTTATTCCTGTCACGTGGAGCCAACCCTGAGCTGCGGAACAAGGAGGGGGACACAGCATGGGACCTGACTCCCGAGCGCTCCGACGTGTGGTTTGCGCTTCAACTCAACCGCAAGCTCCGACTCGGGGTGGGAAATCGGGCCATCCGCACAGAGAAGATCATCTGCCG GGACGTGGCTCGGGGCTATGAGAACGTGCCCATTCCCTGTGTCAACGGTGTGGATGGGGAGCCCTGCCCCGAGGATTACAAGTACATCTCGGAGAACTGCGAGACGTCCACCATGAACATCGACCGCAACATCACCCACCTGCAG CACTGCACGTGTGTGGACGACTGCTCCAGCTCCAACTGCCTGTGCGGCCAGCTCAGCATCCGGTGCTGGTATGACAAG GATGGGCGATTGCTCCAGGAATTTAACAAGATTGAGCCCCCACTGATTTTCGAGTGTAACCAGGCATGCTCATGCTGGAGAAACTGCAAGAACCGGGTCGTACAGAGTGGCATCAA GGTGCGGCTACAGCTCTACCGAACAGCCAAGATGGGCTGGGGGGTCCGCGCCCTGCAGACCATCCCACAGGGGACCTTCATTTGCGA GTATGTCGGGGAGCTGATCTCTGATGCTGAGGCTGATGTGAGAGAGGATGATTCTTACCTCTTCGACTTGGACAACAAG GATGGAGAAGTGTACTGCATTGATGCCCGTTACTATGGCAACATCAGCCGCTTCATCAACCACCTGTGTGACCCCAACATCATTCCCGTCCGGGTCTTCATGCTGCACCAAGACCTGCGATTTCCACGCATCGCCTTCTTCAGTTCCCGAGACATCCGGACTGGGGAGGAGCTAGG GTTTGACTATGGCGACCGCTTCTGGGACATCAAAAGCAAGTATTTCACCTGCCAGTGTGGCTCTGAGAAGTGCAAGCACTCAGCCGAAGCCATTGCCCTGGAGCAGAGCCGTCTGGCCCGCCTGGACCCACACCCTGAGCTGCTGCCTGAGCTCGGCTCCCTGCCCCCTGTCAACACATGA